In the genome of Hyphomonas sp. Mor2, one region contains:
- a CDS encoding GGDEF domain-containing protein, with translation MKRFFTLLGAMSPSTKLVRDDGSFILSTEDIQRRRMVFVAGFGLVMTVMYTVLQVFLLGFDSTALFNMATGIVGAAICALGLRFALFSERPQPMIRILLLAFSALVWGEIALAGGISGYHVGILPVLPVIAAILLSARDTILFTALNLLVVLGIAGLAYSGSYLPAFTIAPETDLLMSSFMIILAILGCGGAAVTLVLQSEKVNRQLLDLVEYQSHLAAHDALSGLGNRIRLQQRFDALKSGETFDILLIDLDGFKAVNDTFGHNAGDYLIKALSERLREVTDDEDLLVRLGGDEFVILLENVDGTLASIRKYAEYLIEILSRPYLWDKTVLRISASIGHARYPNHGATPSKVLSLADKALYQAKDAGKRQCITYGTTPTPKPARKEQPLRA, from the coding sequence TTGAAACGTTTTTTTACCCTACTCGGCGCCATGTCCCCAAGCACCAAGCTGGTGCGCGACGATGGCAGCTTCATTCTGTCGACGGAGGATATCCAACGTCGACGAATGGTGTTTGTCGCAGGTTTCGGTCTGGTGATGACCGTGATGTACACGGTCCTGCAGGTCTTTCTGCTCGGCTTTGACAGCACCGCCTTGTTCAATATGGCCACCGGCATTGTTGGCGCCGCCATTTGCGCCCTGGGCTTGAGATTCGCCCTGTTCAGCGAACGCCCGCAGCCGATGATCCGGATCCTGCTGCTCGCCTTCTCGGCTCTGGTCTGGGGTGAGATTGCCCTGGCCGGAGGGATCTCCGGATATCATGTCGGGATCCTGCCCGTGTTGCCCGTCATCGCGGCCATCCTGCTCAGCGCCCGCGATACGATCCTGTTCACGGCGCTGAACCTGCTGGTGGTGCTCGGCATTGCCGGGCTCGCCTATAGCGGCTCTTACCTGCCTGCTTTCACGATTGCACCGGAAACCGACCTGCTGATGTCATCCTTCATGATCATCCTGGCCATCCTGGGCTGTGGCGGCGCAGCGGTGACGCTGGTGCTGCAGAGTGAGAAAGTGAACCGTCAGCTGCTCGACCTGGTGGAATACCAATCGCACCTCGCCGCGCATGATGCGCTCTCTGGCCTCGGCAATCGCATCCGCCTGCAACAGCGTTTTGACGCTTTGAAATCCGGCGAAACCTTCGACATCCTGCTGATCGACCTGGACGGGTTCAAGGCGGTCAATGACACGTTCGGCCACAATGCCGGGGACTATCTGATCAAGGCCTTGTCCGAACGGCTGCGCGAAGTCACCGATGATGAGGACCTGCTGGTCCGGCTTGGCGGCGACGAATTTGTCATCCTTCTGGAGAATGTCGACGGCACTCTGGCTAGCATTCGCAAATATGCCGAATACCTGATCGAAATCCTCAGCCGCCCTTATCTCTGGGACAAGACGGTGCTGCGCATCTCCGCCTCGATCGGTCATGCCCGTTATCCGAACCATGGCGCCACGCCGAGCAAGGTCCTGTCTCTGGCTGACAAGGCGCTCTACCAGGCCAAGGATGCCGGCAAGCGCCAATGCATCACCTATGGCACGACCCCGACGCCCAAACCGGCGCGCAAAGAGCAGCCGCTGCGCGCATAG
- a CDS encoding response regulator transcription factor → MTTLALVDDDENIVASLKIFFEAEGYNVRTYHDGLTALGALTDSPPDLAILDVKMPKMDGMELLKRLRQTSELPVIFLTSKDEEIDEVIGFNIGADDFVRKPCSNRLLSERVKAVLRRSRSFDSGPEDGDVKPIVRGRLTLDPNRHSCSWDGHPVRLTVTEFLILQALAQRPGYVKSRDNLMDAAYDDQIYVDDRTIDSHIKRLRKKFRESDKEFDAIETLYGVGYRYNES, encoded by the coding sequence ATGACCACACTTGCACTTGTCGACGATGACGAGAACATTGTTGCCTCTCTGAAGATCTTCTTCGAAGCCGAGGGCTACAATGTCCGCACCTATCATGACGGTCTGACCGCCCTTGGGGCCCTGACAGACAGCCCGCCAGATCTGGCCATCCTGGATGTCAAAATGCCCAAGATGGACGGCATGGAGCTGCTTAAGCGCCTACGCCAGACCTCGGAGCTTCCGGTCATCTTCCTGACCTCCAAGGATGAAGAGATTGACGAAGTGATCGGCTTCAACATTGGCGCGGATGATTTTGTCCGCAAACCCTGCTCGAACCGGCTTCTGTCAGAGCGTGTGAAAGCCGTGCTGCGCCGGTCACGCTCTTTCGATAGCGGCCCGGAAGATGGCGATGTCAAACCCATCGTGCGGGGACGCCTGACGCTCGATCCGAACCGGCATTCCTGCTCCTGGGATGGACATCCCGTGCGCCTGACCGTGACCGAGTTCCTGATCCTGCAGGCCCTGGCCCAGCGCCCCGGCTATGTGAAGTCGCGCGACAATCTCATGGACGCCGCCTATGACGATCAGATCTATGTGGATGACCGCACGATTGACAGCCACATCAAACGGCTGCGCAAGAAGTTCCGCGAAAGCGACAAGGAGTTCGACGCGATCGAGACGCTTTACGGCGTCGGGTATCGCTACAACGAGAGCTAA
- a CDS encoding sel1 repeat family protein — protein MPYSDMATDIAPETGLEAATATGEELYRVGLAYSEGVDCEQDLIAAHKWFNLAVLKGYDEAKICRQEMADMLVKEDIKSALAAARAWLQLAN, from the coding sequence ATGCCTTATTCAGATATGGCAACCGATATCGCTCCTGAAACCGGGCTGGAAGCAGCCACGGCAACCGGAGAAGAGCTGTACCGCGTGGGACTGGCCTATTCAGAAGGCGTGGATTGCGAACAGGATCTGATCGCTGCGCATAAATGGTTCAACCTGGCTGTGCTCAAAGGCTATGACGAGGCAAAGATTTGCCGTCAGGAAATGGCTGACATGCTGGTCAAGGAAGACATCAAGTCTGCTCTGGCGGCTGCACGCGCCTGGCTGCAACTGGCCAACTAA
- a CDS encoding acetolactate synthase large subunit, which yields MTDPQSDTLTGAQALVSTLADNGVTACFANPGTSEMHLVTALDGEPRIRSVLCLFEGVATGAADGYARITGTPAMTLLHLGAGYMNAGANIHNAGRANTPMINVIGDHAVPHLKYDAPLTSNIAGLAGPNSRWIKSADKVEETGALASEAFAASFGPKAGPVSLLLPADSAWLEGGIPGDVVTPPTLRRTDAATISAAAEAISKASKPVLIINGTALTEAGLRAAARLKAAGIRVLTDTFYAKMRRGAGVYAPERMQYFAEGAMADLEGSDLMLLAGTSAPVAFFSYPGKPSLLVPDGCDVLNLGDAGTDSAATLAALADEIGAKEAATVESLVVPDAPTGDLTAQAVGQSMARHMPVDAIVSDDGVSNGLMSYLPTQNAQPHDWMMLTGGAIGQGLPLALGAALAAPERKVLCLSGDGAGMYTNQALWSMAREGADVTTIVFVNHSYRILNIELYRTGAGNPGPTAQNMLSIGGPDIDWVQLSTSMGVPAVEATTAEAFDAALAEAIAAPGPRLIAAVVPG from the coding sequence ATGACCGACCCGCAATCAGATACGCTCACAGGTGCACAGGCGCTGGTTTCCACTCTCGCTGATAATGGCGTCACGGCCTGCTTTGCCAATCCGGGCACGTCAGAGATGCACCTGGTCACAGCGCTGGATGGTGAACCACGTATCCGCTCCGTTCTGTGCCTGTTTGAGGGCGTCGCGACGGGCGCAGCGGACGGTTATGCCCGGATCACCGGGACGCCGGCGATGACTCTGTTGCATCTTGGCGCGGGCTATATGAATGCCGGCGCCAACATCCACAATGCCGGGCGTGCCAACACGCCTATGATCAATGTCATTGGGGACCATGCCGTGCCGCACCTGAAATATGATGCGCCATTGACGTCGAACATTGCAGGGCTTGCCGGGCCAAACTCGCGCTGGATCAAGTCCGCCGACAAGGTCGAGGAGACAGGCGCGCTTGCGTCCGAGGCCTTTGCCGCGAGCTTCGGCCCGAAGGCTGGTCCGGTCTCTCTCCTGCTGCCCGCCGACAGCGCCTGGCTGGAAGGCGGTATACCAGGCGACGTGGTGACACCGCCGACCTTGCGCCGCACCGATGCGGCCACGATCAGCGCCGCTGCCGAGGCCATCTCCAAGGCGAGCAAACCGGTTCTGATCATCAATGGCACGGCCCTGACCGAGGCGGGATTACGGGCCGCTGCACGATTGAAAGCGGCGGGCATTCGGGTGCTCACGGATACATTCTACGCAAAAATGCGACGCGGCGCTGGCGTGTATGCGCCAGAGCGCATGCAGTATTTTGCCGAAGGGGCGATGGCAGACCTGGAAGGCAGCGACCTGATGCTGCTGGCTGGCACCAGCGCGCCGGTGGCGTTCTTTTCCTATCCCGGCAAACCAAGTCTCCTGGTGCCGGACGGATGCGATGTGTTGAACCTCGGTGATGCGGGTACCGACAGTGCAGCCACTTTGGCGGCGCTTGCCGACGAGATTGGCGCAAAAGAGGCCGCGACGGTTGAGAGCCTGGTGGTGCCAGATGCGCCAACGGGCGACCTGACGGCGCAGGCCGTGGGTCAAAGCATGGCGCGGCATATGCCGGTCGATGCGATAGTCTCCGATGACGGCGTGTCCAATGGCCTGATGTCCTATCTGCCGACTCAGAACGCGCAGCCGCATGACTGGATGATGCTGACGGGCGGAGCGATCGGCCAAGGCTTGCCTTTGGCGCTTGGGGCTGCGCTGGCCGCGCCCGAGAGAAAAGTCCTGTGCCTGTCTGGCGATGGCGCTGGCATGTACACCAACCAGGCCTTGTGGAGCATGGCGCGCGAGGGCGCGGACGTGACTACGATCGTATTCGTCAATCATTCCTATCGCATTCTCAATATCGAACTCTACCGGACTGGCGCCGGCAATCCCGGCCCGACGGCTCAGAACATGCTGTCGATTGGCGGCCCGGATATCGATTGGGTGCAATTGTCGACCAGCATGGGCGTCCCAGCTGTGGAAGCGACCACGGCTGAGGCGTTCGATGCCGCCCTCGCTGAAGCGATTGCCGCGCCTGGACCGCGCCTGATCGCGGCGGTCGTGCCGGGATAG
- a CDS encoding feruloyl-CoA synthase: MSDTSQIPFREVPYLPQKTEIEPREDGTVLIRNGQPLKDYPPHMLWPLKHWAEQAPDRIWLAQRNPVEPSREGWQEISYGEAWDRVRALAQGFLNAGDAAPVMILSRNTIDHALVMYGAMLAGCPVVPVTPAYALLSQDFARLNYVDQLVEPKYIYVEDGTEFQRGLDGMTVGDRLVLYSRNAPSGYENASLEAFAIPGGNSVTEAYDRLTPETVAKYMLTSGSTGEPKAVINTHGMIAANAKMIRSVWDEARLAEVTGEVQVMCNFLPWSHTYGANAILHNMTDWGGTLYIDWGAPTPARLPDMIRNLKEVSTTQHTTVPAAWAALATEFERDEALARTFFKHICQMAYGGAAMGQDIYERIQKVAVQVTGERISLSAGYGATETSPTASNVHWPNDTMGLIGLPLPGNIFKLVPAGDKKELRVKGVNVTPGYYRNEGKTRAAFDEEGFYRLGDAVRFVDPDHPEKGLAFDGRTAEEFKLANGTWVSAGKLRVQAVEAVDGALADAVVCGLNRDEVCILGFVNETYCARLTGEALPLPQLIEHPAVMDAVRSGLEKHNAAHPNAANRIARVILQPTPPQADAGEITEKGYINQNKAQTLRREDVERLYGDEITSRLIVL; the protein is encoded by the coding sequence ATGAGCGACACCAGTCAGATTCCGTTTCGGGAAGTGCCGTACCTGCCGCAGAAAACCGAAATCGAGCCTCGCGAGGATGGCACGGTTCTGATCCGCAACGGGCAGCCGCTGAAAGATTATCCACCGCACATGCTCTGGCCGCTCAAGCACTGGGCGGAACAGGCACCGGACCGGATCTGGCTGGCCCAGCGCAACCCGGTGGAGCCGAGCCGCGAGGGCTGGCAGGAGATCAGCTATGGTGAGGCCTGGGACCGTGTCCGCGCCCTGGCGCAGGGGTTTCTGAATGCTGGGGATGCTGCCCCGGTCATGATCCTGTCGCGCAACACAATCGACCATGCGCTTGTCATGTATGGGGCGATGTTGGCCGGTTGCCCGGTGGTCCCGGTGACGCCAGCCTATGCGCTTCTCAGTCAGGACTTTGCCCGCCTCAATTATGTCGATCAGCTGGTAGAACCGAAATATATCTATGTCGAAGACGGCACTGAGTTTCAGCGTGGCCTGGACGGCATGACGGTCGGCGACCGGCTCGTGCTTTACTCCCGCAATGCGCCGAGTGGTTATGAGAATGCGTCGCTTGAGGCGTTTGCGATCCCCGGCGGGAATTCCGTGACTGAGGCCTATGATCGTCTAACCCCCGAAACCGTGGCCAAATACATGCTGACCTCCGGTTCGACTGGAGAGCCGAAAGCCGTCATCAATACGCATGGCATGATCGCGGCGAATGCCAAGATGATCCGATCGGTCTGGGACGAGGCGCGTCTGGCGGAGGTGACGGGCGAGGTGCAGGTCATGTGCAACTTCCTGCCCTGGAGTCACACCTATGGGGCCAATGCCATCCTGCACAATATGACCGACTGGGGTGGCACGCTCTATATCGATTGGGGCGCGCCGACGCCTGCGCGCTTGCCGGACATGATCCGCAATCTGAAAGAGGTCTCGACCACACAGCACACAACTGTCCCAGCGGCCTGGGCGGCGCTGGCCACGGAGTTTGAAAGGGACGAAGCCCTGGCCCGCACCTTCTTCAAACATATTTGCCAGATGGCATATGGCGGCGCGGCGATGGGTCAGGACATTTACGAGCGCATCCAGAAAGTTGCGGTTCAGGTCACCGGAGAACGGATTTCATTGTCAGCCGGGTATGGCGCCACCGAGACGTCGCCGACCGCCAGCAATGTCCATTGGCCAAATGACACGATGGGACTGATCGGCCTGCCTTTGCCTGGCAATATCTTCAAGCTGGTCCCGGCTGGCGATAAGAAGGAACTTCGGGTCAAAGGCGTGAATGTGACGCCGGGCTACTATAGAAATGAGGGCAAGACCCGCGCCGCGTTCGATGAAGAAGGCTTTTATCGGCTCGGCGACGCTGTGCGGTTCGTCGATCCGGATCATCCTGAGAAGGGCCTCGCCTTTGATGGCCGCACGGCCGAGGAGTTCAAGCTCGCCAATGGCACCTGGGTATCCGCCGGGAAGTTACGCGTGCAGGCGGTTGAAGCGGTGGATGGGGCACTGGCGGACGCCGTTGTCTGCGGCCTGAACCGGGATGAGGTCTGTATACTCGGTTTCGTGAACGAGACTTATTGTGCGCGGCTGACCGGCGAGGCTCTGCCGCTGCCTCAGCTGATCGAACATCCCGCCGTCATGGATGCGGTACGCAGTGGTCTCGAAAAGCACAATGCCGCGCACCCGAATGCGGCCAACCGGATTGCCCGGGTCATCCTGCAACCGACCCCGCCTCAGGCCGATGCCGGAGAGATTACCGAGAAGGGCTATATCAACCAGAACAAGGCGCAGACGCTCCGCCGGGAGGATGTCGAGCGCTTGTATGGTGACGAGATAACATCTCGTCTGATTGTCCTGTAG
- a CDS encoding ion transporter, with translation MSERKGLNRRLFWLYEGHGPAPYYFRIGLLTFDVLTIAYFLWAPFRGDGVSHPVADYAIGAIIALDLAARFYIAQPRTKFWRRLYNWADIIVVISMLAPLFTQNLAFLRLLRAVRIIRAFTLLKRLKGVSSYLKRHERIFDRVTNLIVFVFLMAGLVFVLQKDTNPGIENYVDALYFTVTSLTTTGYGDILMEGVWGRLLAVVIMVLGLTLFLRLLRAITLPGGKIDYTCEACGLTRHDMDAIHCKHCGAMLKIETEGRG, from the coding sequence TTGAGCGAACGCAAGGGGCTGAACCGCCGGTTGTTCTGGCTGTATGAGGGGCATGGGCCCGCCCCATATTATTTTCGGATTGGTCTGCTGACCTTTGATGTCCTGACCATCGCTTACTTTTTGTGGGCGCCGTTTCGCGGCGACGGTGTTTCGCATCCAGTGGCCGACTATGCGATCGGCGCGATCATCGCGCTGGATCTGGCGGCGCGTTTTTACATTGCGCAGCCCAGGACCAAGTTCTGGCGGCGACTTTATAATTGGGCCGACATCATTGTTGTCATTTCGATGCTGGCGCCTCTGTTCACGCAAAACCTCGCTTTCCTGAGATTGCTGCGCGCCGTTCGGATCATTCGCGCCTTTACCTTGCTCAAGCGCTTGAAGGGGGTGTCATCCTATTTGAAACGCCACGAGCGGATCTTTGACCGGGTGACCAATCTGATCGTGTTTGTCTTCCTCATGGCCGGGCTCGTTTTTGTGCTGCAGAAGGACACCAATCCGGGCATCGAGAATTATGTTGATGCGCTCTATTTTACCGTCACCAGCCTGACCACGACCGGGTATGGCGATATCCTGATGGAGGGCGTCTGGGGCCGCCTTCTGGCGGTGGTCATCATGGTCCTGGGATTGACGCTATTCCTCAGACTGTTGCGAGCAATCACCCTCCCCGGCGGCAAGATTGACTATACCTGCGAGGCATGCGGTCTGACCCGTCACGATATGGATGCGATTCACTGCAAGCATTGCGGAGCCATGCTGAAGATCGAAACCGAGGGTCGAGGATAA
- a CDS encoding outer membrane beta-barrel protein gives MSKLTLISLASVSLAAIALPATAQNDQGWYVSGFVGAGFPGDVELTGVQNPAAGAPGVAGAPANIATDFDSDATFGVAIGYDTPWEFFGLFNTRLELEYSRIEADVSGGSFNSGSQPFSGDVSIDFFLVNNYSDIIWDDSQTVIPFVGGGLGIATVDANILYAGGGSPTPNFVATGDDSGLAGTIAGGLTWLTGTPWEVYGEARYYQIRDLEFERRFIGGGANLFNASVEDDFDGSSLTIGARYKF, from the coding sequence ATGTCTAAGCTCACGCTCATCTCCCTGGCCAGCGTTTCACTTGCCGCCATCGCCCTGCCCGCGACGGCTCAGAATGATCAGGGCTGGTACGTTTCCGGTTTCGTCGGCGCAGGCTTTCCTGGCGACGTGGAATTGACCGGGGTCCAGAACCCGGCGGCTGGCGCGCCGGGTGTGGCCGGAGCCCCTGCCAATATCGCCACGGACTTTGATAGCGATGCAACCTTCGGTGTAGCCATCGGTTATGACACGCCGTGGGAGTTCTTCGGGCTCTTCAATACGCGCCTGGAACTTGAATATTCCCGCATCGAAGCCGATGTCAGCGGCGGCAGCTTCAATAGCGGCTCGCAGCCCTTCTCCGGCGATGTCAGCATCGATTTCTTCCTGGTCAACAATTACTCCGACATCATCTGGGACGACAGTCAGACTGTGATCCCCTTTGTCGGTGGCGGCCTCGGGATCGCGACAGTTGACGCGAATATCCTGTACGCGGGCGGCGGATCGCCAACCCCGAACTTCGTGGCCACCGGTGATGATAGCGGCCTGGCCGGAACCATTGCGGGCGGCCTGACCTGGCTGACCGGCACGCCGTGGGAAGTCTATGGCGAAGCCCGCTACTATCAGATCCGCGACCTCGAGTTTGAACGACGTTTCATTGGCGGCGGCGCCAACCTGTTCAATGCCAGTGTTGAAGACGATTTTGACGGCTCCAGCCTGACCATAGGAGCCCGATATAAATTCTAA
- a CDS encoding folate-binding protein YgfZ: protein MTSSLVRLPHRSIVTLQGPDTITLLERLVTNYTSNWAVGDTRYGALLTPQGKVIADYLALRTEDGVQLDVSSDHAPDLAKRLKMFRLRSQVEIEVREDLFVFAGLEAHGDSERDLQEAMSLYRDPRYSEGRLRLVGDRDDAFETTRTLADYHADRIANVIPEQGPDFGAAEVFPAEINMDVLDGVALNKGCFVGQEVVSRMHRRGKIRKRALRLSAPEGIMLHPGTEIAAPLPIGTVTSAAGNHGLAVVRVDRLVAAEQAGESTKIGETLVTLEKPGWLVHELASMQGA, encoded by the coding sequence ATGACATCTTCTCTTGTTCGTCTGCCCCACCGCTCAATCGTGACCCTGCAAGGGCCGGACACGATCACGCTGCTGGAACGCCTGGTGACCAATTATACGTCCAACTGGGCGGTCGGCGATACACGCTATGGCGCCTTGCTGACGCCGCAAGGCAAGGTGATCGCGGATTATCTCGCCTTGCGCACCGAGGACGGCGTTCAGCTGGACGTGTCCAGTGATCATGCACCTGACCTCGCCAAACGGCTGAAAATGTTCCGCCTGCGCAGCCAGGTCGAGATTGAGGTCAGGGAGGACCTGTTCGTCTTTGCGGGGCTCGAGGCGCATGGCGACTCCGAACGGGACTTACAGGAAGCGATGAGCCTCTATCGCGACCCGCGCTATTCTGAGGGCCGCCTTCGCCTCGTGGGCGACCGGGACGACGCGTTCGAGACCACGCGCACGCTCGCTGACTATCATGCTGATCGCATCGCCAATGTGATCCCGGAGCAAGGCCCCGATTTCGGTGCGGCTGAGGTATTTCCAGCCGAGATCAATATGGACGTGCTGGACGGCGTCGCGCTGAACAAGGGCTGTTTTGTCGGTCAGGAAGTGGTCAGCCGTATGCATCGCCGCGGAAAGATCCGCAAACGGGCTCTCCGCCTGAGCGCGCCGGAGGGCATCATGCTTCACCCCGGCACAGAGATCGCCGCGCCCCTGCCGATCGGAACCGTCACCAGCGCTGCTGGCAATCACGGGCTCGCGGTCGTTCGCGTCGATCGCCTGGTCGCCGCCGAACAGGCTGGTGAGTCGACAAAAATTGGTGAAACCCTGGTCACTTTGGAAAAACCGGGTTGGCTCGTCCACGAGCTCGCGTCTATGCAAGGCGCATGA
- a CDS encoding DNA-3-methyladenine glycosylase I yields MTDRIPCAWAPIDDPLYRTYHDEEWGVPEYDSRALWEKLQLDGMQAGLAWITILRKRETMREEFDGFDPEKIARWDQARIDKALANPGIIRSPKKIESCIGNARAFLDGFDRGEDFSDFCWDFVDGKPIVSHFEDYRDGPTKTDISESCSKALKKRGHKFVGPTIVYAWMQACGLYNDHEVGCPRHKAVQELAR; encoded by the coding sequence ATGACTGATCGAATCCCCTGCGCCTGGGCGCCTATCGATGATCCGCTCTACCGGACCTATCATGATGAAGAATGGGGCGTGCCGGAATACGATTCCCGGGCGCTCTGGGAAAAGCTCCAGCTGGACGGCATGCAGGCCGGGCTCGCCTGGATCACCATTCTGCGCAAACGCGAGACCATGCGCGAGGAGTTTGACGGATTTGACCCGGAAAAAATCGCCCGCTGGGACCAGGCCCGGATCGACAAGGCGCTGGCCAATCCCGGTATCATTCGCAGCCCGAAAAAAATTGAATCCTGTATCGGCAATGCCCGCGCCTTCCTCGACGGGTTCGACAGGGGAGAAGATTTTTCGGACTTTTGCTGGGACTTTGTCGACGGCAAACCGATTGTCAGCCATTTCGAGGATTATCGCGATGGCCCGACGAAGACCGATATCTCGGAGTCGTGTTCCAAAGCGCTCAAGAAACGCGGGCATAAGTTCGTTGGTCCCACCATTGTTTATGCCTGGATGCAGGCTTGCGGCCTTTACAATGATCACGAGGTGGGCTGTCCTCGCCACAAAGCCGTTCAGGAGCTCGCCCGATGA
- a CDS encoding beta-ketoacyl-ACP synthase III, with the protein MTPVISATGLWTPAQSVSNKELVESFNAWADKWNAEHAAEIEAGTAEAKTHSSVEFIEKASGIKSRYVVDKSGVIDPDMMRPNIPERPNEDISVLAEIAVNAARQALERAGRDPQEVDAVLCAASNMQRGYPAMAVEIQDALGIDGFGFDMNVACSSATFGIQTAADFVRSGSARSVLMVNPEICSGHLNFTDRDSHFIFGDVATAVLIEAEEIAPDTHWKILGTQLKTQFSNNIRNNFGFLNRCAPDGIGAEDKLFVQEGRKVFKEVVPMVAKMIIAELERLELDAPNLRRMWLHQANANMNRLIASKVLGREATPDESPTVLDTYANTSSAGSIIAFHKHSDDMVAGDKGLICSFGAGYSAGTVFVEKAA; encoded by the coding sequence ATCACACCTGTCATTTCCGCCACCGGTCTCTGGACCCCTGCGCAATCGGTTTCGAACAAGGAACTGGTCGAGAGCTTCAATGCCTGGGCCGACAAGTGGAATGCCGAGCACGCCGCGGAGATCGAGGCGGGTACCGCTGAAGCGAAAACCCATTCGAGCGTTGAATTCATCGAGAAGGCCTCCGGCATCAAGTCGCGCTACGTGGTCGACAAGTCTGGCGTGATCGATCCTGACATGATGCGCCCGAACATTCCGGAACGCCCGAATGAAGACATCTCGGTGCTGGCAGAGATCGCCGTCAATGCCGCGCGCCAGGCGCTGGAACGGGCGGGGCGCGATCCGCAAGAGGTCGATGCGGTCCTGTGCGCCGCGTCGAACATGCAGCGTGGGTATCCGGCCATGGCGGTCGAGATTCAGGACGCACTCGGCATTGACGGGTTCGGGTTCGATATGAATGTCGCCTGCTCATCGGCGACATTCGGTATCCAGACCGCAGCCGATTTTGTCCGCTCCGGCAGCGCCAGATCGGTGCTGATGGTGAATCCGGAAATCTGTTCCGGCCATCTCAACTTCACCGATCGCGACAGCCATTTCATTTTTGGCGATGTGGCGACCGCCGTCCTGATCGAGGCCGAGGAGATCGCACCCGACACGCACTGGAAGATTCTCGGCACTCAGTTGAAGACGCAATTCTCGAACAATATTCGCAACAATTTCGGTTTCCTCAATCGCTGCGCCCCGGATGGCATCGGCGCCGAGGACAAACTGTTTGTCCAGGAAGGGCGCAAGGTCTTCAAGGAAGTCGTGCCCATGGTCGCGAAAATGATCATTGCCGAACTCGAGCGATTGGAACTGGACGCCCCGAACCTGCGCCGGATGTGGCTGCATCAGGCGAATGCCAACATGAACCGGCTGATCGCCTCGAAAGTGCTGGGGCGCGAGGCCACACCGGATGAGAGCCCGACCGTGCTCGACACCTATGCCAATACCAGTTCCGCCGGCTCAATCATTGCCTTTCACAAGCATAGCGACGACATGGTCGCCGGCGACAAGGGTCTGATCTGCTCGTTCGGCGCTGGCTATTCCGCCGGCACAGTCTTCGTCGAAAAAGCCGCCTAG
- a CDS encoding amidohydrolase family protein, with protein sequence MIIDAWGQHPTLRHSQDPIFASLRRWNKSETPSEELPVSATVAMLDEAGVDKMLISAWSAPRNTMISNDEVASFVADAPERLVGVGSVDISNPMQAVAEVRRCVRELGFKAIRVLPWLWEVPPTDRRFYPVYVACVEEGVPFCTQIGHTGPLMPSEVGRPIYLDQVALDFPDLVIVGGHIGYPWTEEAVAVATKHQNVYIDTSAYTVKRYPPELVRYLRGHGASKVLFGTNYPMITAAKALAGLDDLGLSEDHKAAFLGGNAARVFGLA encoded by the coding sequence ATGATCATCGACGCCTGGGGACAGCATCCAACGCTTCGGCACAGTCAGGATCCGATCTTCGCCTCCTTGCGCCGCTGGAATAAGTCCGAAACGCCCAGCGAGGAATTACCTGTCTCGGCCACCGTGGCCATGCTGGACGAGGCCGGGGTGGACAAAATGCTGATCAGCGCCTGGTCGGCGCCCCGCAACACGATGATCTCGAATGATGAAGTGGCAAGCTTCGTCGCCGACGCGCCCGAGCGACTGGTCGGGGTGGGGTCTGTCGATATCTCCAATCCGATGCAGGCCGTGGCCGAGGTTCGGCGCTGCGTGCGCGAGCTCGGGTTCAAGGCCATCCGGGTCTTGCCCTGGCTCTGGGAAGTGCCGCCCACCGACCGGCGGTTTTACCCGGTCTATGTCGCCTGCGTCGAGGAAGGTGTCCCGTTCTGTACGCAGATCGGCCACACCGGTCCGCTCATGCCATCAGAAGTCGGTCGACCGATCTATCTGGACCAGGTGGCGCTCGATTTTCCGGACCTGGTGATTGTCGGCGGTCACATAGGATATCCCTGGACCGAGGAAGCCGTCGCGGTCGCGACCAAGCATCAGAATGTCTATATCGATACTTCGGCCTACACGGTGAAGCGTTATCCGCCCGAGCTGGTGCGCTATCTGCGCGGCCATGGGGCCTCGAAGGTCCTGTTCGGGACCAACTATCCGATGATCACCGCAGCCAAGGCGCTCGCCGGGTTGGACGATCTCGGCCTGTCTGAGGACCACAAGGCGGCGTTCCTGGGCGGCAATGCGGCGCGCGTGTTTGGGCTCGCATAG